A window of Cryptomeria japonica chromosome 3, Sugi_1.0, whole genome shotgun sequence contains these coding sequences:
- the LOC131038603 gene encoding protein kinase G11A, whose product MEGMFNCESEYGFQFVEGSSCEDLELVKRLGQGNMSTVFLGVHRGTNKAFAVKVMSKQILQQRNAQKMAATEKEILSCLDHPFLPSLLTHFESETHTFLAMEYCSGGDINVLRHRQPSKTFSESTIRFYAAEVIVALEYLHEKGIVHRDLKPENILVQDSGHIMLTDFDLSLRLISDHGEYNEWKSRSFVGTEEYIAPEVLWGKFHSYPVDWWSFGVILYEMSHGQTPFRGFSRKDTFVNIMSKDPFFSSSSSLDDLIQKLLAKEPTERLNRKQIKSHPFFWGMRWDQLQFVSRPPFVPPLSPEPLLTFHKENEEETEDMSIKSDDYGSMECDFKEDNTSKFIFGEF is encoded by the exons ATGGAGGGGATGTTCAATTGCGAATCTGAATATGGGTTTCAATTTGTTGAGGGTTCCAGCTGTGAAGATCTGGAGCTGGTCAAGCGCCTAGGCCAGGGCAACATGAGCACGGTTTTCTTGGGAGTCCATCGTGGCACCAACAAAGCTTTTGCAGTCAAAGTGATGAGTAAGCAGATTCTTCAACAGAGAAACGCCCAGAAAATGGCAGCTACGGAGAAGGAGATTCTGTCTTGTTTGGATCATCCATTTCTGCCGTCTCTGCTTACCCACTTTGAGTCAGAGACACATACATTTCTGGCCATGGAGTATTGTTCTGGAGGAGATATTAACGTCTTGAGGCACAGGCAACCCAGTAAAACCTTTTCAGAGTCCACCATAAG GTTTTACGCGGCAGAGGTGATTGTAGCGTTGGAGTATTTGCACGAGAAAGGAATCGTACATCGAGATCTGAAGCCAGAGAACATATTGGTGCAAGATAGTGGACACATAATGCTCACTGATTTCGATCTGTCCCTGCGTCTCATATCTGATCATGGCGAATATAACGAATGGAAATCTCGTTCGTTTGTGGGTACAGAGGAGTACATCGCACCGGAGGTCCTGTGGGGCAAATTCCATTCATACCCAGTCGACTGGTGGTCTTTCGGCGTCATTCTGTACGAAATGAGTCACGGGCAGACACCTTTTAGGGGGTTTAGTCGAAAGGACACCTTTGTGAATATTATGAGCAAGGACCCCTTTTTCTCATCCTCGTCTTCTCTGGATGATCTTATTCAGAAGCTCCTTGCGAAAGAGCCGACAGAGAGGCTAAATAGAAAGCAAATAAAAAGCCACCCATTCTTTTGGGGCATGAGATGGGATCAACTGCAGTTTGTTTCTAGGCCTCCTTTTGTGCCGCCGCTCTCTCCTGAACCTCTTCTCACATttcacaaagaaaatgaagaagaaacagaagacatGAGCATTAAATCCGATGACTATGGCTCTATGGAATGTGACTTCAAAGAAGACAACACGAGCAAATTTATATTTGGGGAGTTTTGA